The Ascaphus truei isolate aAscTru1 unplaced genomic scaffold, aAscTru1.hap1 HAP1_SCAFFOLD_3125, whole genome shotgun sequence nucleotide sequence CTAGCTGCAAGTTAGAGCTAGTGCAAAGGTTACCCACCGTTTCCCGAGTCATTGGCACTGATTAGGTAAATCTTCCTTGCTCCCAGCATGCCTTGCAGTCCGATTCGGCCATACACTTTCCCATCCATACCGTACAGGACCAAGGTGTGGCCCTGCAGTCTGCTCCCCGAGGGCCCCTCCAGCTCGATGAAGCTGTACGGCTCCGGGCCACGAGACACTCCCACTTCACTGATCACCAGCGTCACGAGAGGGTCAGAGGTCACAGGGTGGGCAGATGTCACACAGGCAAAGGTCACGGGACTGGCAGAAGTCACAGGACTGGCAGAGGTCACAGGGGAGGAGGAAGTGGTCAGACAGTCGTTATCTGCCAGAGGAGTAATCTTAGTGACCTGCAATTATGGAAGCAAAGACTTCTATTAAACCTCGTCACCCGTCCTTCCCAAGGGAACAGAAATGAGATTGCAAGTTCCTCAGGGAAGACCCTAATATGTAGGCAAACTAAAGGGGCAGAGTGAATTAAAGGCAGTAGCATGTTAAAAGGGACAAACACCCATAATAAGTTCCAAAATGTTTTTAAACAACTTCAAGAAGATTCAACTGATTTGTATATTtggaaaaatgtttttttttgcttttctccAGGAACACTGAATTCAAGTATATCAGCTTATCAAAGTGTATCAGCTTCTTGTGTTTATCTGTTTGACCAACgatggcttcataattactttgcaaacagttTACCTTTGGCTCTGATGACTGGCAAACAGTCTCATCAGACGTCGGCTAAACAGTGTAAAAAACGAAAGCAAAATTTCCAAGCCATTTAAAAAGGCGGTGGGGCTCTGGACGTGTaaataaaacatacatggtaTGCTAGCtttgtaaatgtaaaaaaagttGTGTGATTGTGGGTACCATCACCATGTGACCACTGATCATAAGGAGACTGGGATTCCAAGCAAGTGGGCGTCCCATTAGcttagatcaggagtggccaaccaacaggccaggatttaaggatattcctgcttcagcacaggtggctcagtcttcgaccgtaccacctgtgctgaggcagggatatactgaaagcgagacctgttggtggcccttgaggaccctGACTTAGACTGACCTGGAAGCTGGATTGGTCCCCTGGCATCAGCCCGTGGCAGCGGCTCAGCGACTCATCCAGCAGACTGAATCTTTGGTCCTCGTGTACCGCCACCTGCCCCGGTGCCAGGACCCGCAGCAGCCCCCTCGCATCATCCCCCACCCGTGACACGTAGACCACGGCATCCACCAGCCCGTCCGCTGTCACCTCCAAATTCTTTTTATAGCCCCCTCCCGGCCGGTAATACAAAGCCACTGCGTCCGCCCCGTTCTGTATGGTGTTGGGGGAAAGCAGGATGTGAGGTATGGGGGTCGTCCCAGTGCTGCCCACCAGGAAGTAACCACGGACGTCCGTACGGTGGCCTTTGAGGTCCAGTGCGAGGTAGGCCAGGTTGTTCTTCCCATTGTAGAGGAGCAACCAGTAGCCGTCCAGGCTGACAGAGCCCCCCTGGGGATGGTAAAGCTCCACGTATTCCGAGTCCTCAGCTGAACCTGGGGTATCAGGGTTCACCTCGCTGATTAGCAGGGAAGGGGCTTCTGACACCACAGGGGCATCTGTAGCAATGGCTGCAATAAGAGGATGTTCTCattgatttggagtcagtctctcCTGGTGCGGATATTTAGCACCAGCTTCCGCACTCCCGCACTTTTCCATTAACATGCTATTTTTTATCCTCAAATCACACCGATTTTGGTCCTTGGTTACCATCTCTCAATCATCGCCACTAAACAGAGATGTCAACCCTTGAGGGACGGAAATCAGCACAGATTTGGGAGTTCTGCTCCCTTTAATAAATGGTAaccagaagggggaggggaagggggacccTTGCTACAGCCCGACTGATGTATTGTAAAAGGGAGGTGTTTTAAAAGGGAAATCAAAACATAGAGCACGGACCCAGAGGAAAAAGGATAGTCCCAATGTATGAAGCACTCATTTCACACTGTGGGGATGGAGTCCTTCATACATTGGGACTATCCTTTTTCTCTAGGTCCGTGTCCCTCAATAAATGACCTTCTATTGGAAACGTGCTGATTTGTTAATCTCTACCCTGCTGGAGAGACACGTGGAGCATCTTTCTTTTGACCGCTTCAGaattctgcagagcattgctctattATCCTAGATACCTGCAGAACATTGCTTCGATAACCCATTTTCTGCTAGAGATCTCCACTTTGTCGTCTCACTAGCTTTCTGCCTGCAAAGTGTGGTTTCATTACCCCCTCCCCACAGAGCATTGCATTTGATGTCAGACCCACAAGTGAGAGATTTTCAGACCTGGTGCCAGTGTTGGCTTGGTAGTGGGCGGCGGGCAGGCTGGAGACACTGTGGCATTCATACCCCCAACAGAGAAGGTGCTGCCCGATGTCACAAACTGTTGGAGGACGTCCGTCAGGTCGTAACGCTGAAGGGTTGACGTGGAAATTCGGGTGAGGTGGAGGGTCAGCACATCGGACCGGCAGGAAAGGTTGGCATCTAAGTGTTGTCATAGGGTGGTAGGACAGCATAGGTATACAAGCGCTGGGTTACCATCAGTAAAATCCATGCTCTTTCTTACCCATGACATCTAGTATTGAACCTGCATTATTAGTCATGAAAAGTTTAAAAATCAGACAAGCTATTAGTCcacaacggccaccaacaggtcaggtttccagcatatccctgcttcagcacaggtggtgcagtcaaagactgagccacctgtgctgaagcaggaataaccTGAaaaacttgttggtggcccttgaggactggagttgaccgccCTTGGGTTAAACCCTACAAAATGTTCTCTAAATCTCGAAACCTCTCTAAATCCCCCTGGCAGATGCGCTACGCAGGGACAGACGCGCTACGCAGGGACAGACGCGCTACGCAGGGGCAGACGCGCTACGAAGGGGCAGACGCGCTATGCAGGGGAAGACGCGCTACGCACGGGCAGACACGCTACGAAGGGGCAGACGCGCTACGCAGGGGCAGACGCGCTACGCAGGGACAGACGTGCTACGCAGGGACAGACGCGCTACGCAGGGACAGACGCGCTACGCAGGGGCAGACGCGCTACGCAGGGGCAGACGCGCTACGCAGGGGCAGACTAAAGTAGAAACATTTGATGGCATCTTCCCCACCTCAACCGTTGTATACATAAACCCCGTTATTtaatccagccccccccccccctatataaactgctgtccagATAAAGAAGCGATTTCAATGAGTAGCTTTGATGGAAGGGCGCCGTTTCTCGAAGTGGGTGAACGAAATTTGAATCCAATCTCCAGCTTTCCTTCTGACCCTAGGCAAGGCGCGTTTTCCCCACTGTCCACTATATGTACAATGTTACCGCCACCATGGACGCGGGTCACCAAATGCCGATGTGGGCTATCGCACCCCAATTGGCATTGACTGCCACTGATATGAATGGCACTTAAGGCCGGATAGGGGTACGGTACCCTGCATTGGCATTTAGTACATTTCCCCTTAATTcctccctgccccaaagagtttaAAATCTAGTTTTGATGCCTCAGGAAGATGGAGATAATGTGGCTtgtcccaagatcacaaggagagccgacactgggattcaaacttggttcacccacttcaaaggcagtgatttTAGTGCCGAAATACTCCCACCTCACCCTCTCCGAATACCCCACCTTTGAAGGAGCTCACAGGCACATCACACCTGCAGAGGGTTTGCAGCGACAGAGCCAGAGACGTCAGCAGCTCAGAGAGTACCTGGTCTCCCTGCCACAGGGAGCAGCCTGCAAAGAGAAACGGGGAATCAGTAAGAAACACTGGGCTAGGGCGTCACAATACCCAGGGCCATAGCATCCATATAAGCAAAACAGCACAGACTTCTCCTTTCAGCAgtgtatataacagtatatacgcatGTGCGGGTCATGTGTACATGTGAGAGTGCATCAGCAGATCTGTGTATATATCAATGTGTCTGTTTTTAGACTGCATCTGAGTGCCCGTGTGTATGGGTGCCAACAAAATAGTTTTCCACGTGAAGTTTGTAAGTGAGACTTGCTTGAGAGGTTCAAGCGATGCCTTTGTGAGCGCCTGCAGAAGTAGAGGACAATCTCACGGAAGGAGAGGCACTCGAATTTGAGGTTAAAAACGTGAGATTAAATCCAGTGTGGCCAACTGTTTGCCCAGTAACGCAGACAAAGCCGACACTGAACTTTAACGGAACTGGCGCTCAGACCTAGGCCCAGTCACTTCTGCAAGAATTCTAAGATTGATGGATTTAAGTAGTCGATATAAAACGCTGTCATATTCTATGGTAGGGTCTGGCGGTAGAGGCCTTTCTCGACTGCATTAAGGTTGTTACAACTTTTTTTGATAGTCTATAATAACCGAAGCTTGGCATTGTTGTAACTACCTCAAGAATAAATATATTAGAACTGCAAGAAACCTGTGTCAGACCAATTTGTTGGAAACTGCATACAAggaatctgtattttcacacaaCAAGGATCTCATACTATTTTCATGTACCAGTGTGTTGGTGAATCGGCGCAGGGGTTAAAGAGCATCAGGTGTATTAGGGGTCAGCAGCGTGAAATGGCAGAGGGACCATTAGGCCCTTCACTGCCGAAGGTGCAAGCGACACCATGCACTTCTGAAGTATATACAACACAACTCCTCCAGATCAATCCGTGGCACACACCTACGGTATATAGGTGACACCTACGGTATATAGgtgataaatatattaaataatttggAAAATATtgtactacatacagtacattataccaTCTGACTGACCactttttgagatatatatataccccaggatcctcataggtggaggcgctgcaccgtataGAGATATACAGGacacacagtcaccccaggctccctctgaggggaggctcaggccttctgtacaTCCAAGAGGAAGCACCGGTACTGTAATAGCGGCTGATTCCCTTAGGGTAGGGGGAATGcctgttatattttatatatatatattttatatatatatatatatatatatatatatatatatatatatatatatatatatacacacacacacacacacacacacacagaataaacAGGAAATAAATAATAGACCCTGGCACCCAAAGATCTTAGTGATCACAGTAAATGAAGATTCTGGGGGAAGAAACATTCACCTGATATCCCAAAACACAGCGTAACTTGTTGACAATCGTTAGGCCGTCCAGGAGTGCCGGCTCCGAGCATGAATAATGCCGGATAACCTGCGGTGCTATTGCAGCGGCTCGCAGAATTGTTTAAGTCCctagggagaggaaagagaggcgtgtgtgagagtgtatatgtatttaccgacacacacgcacacccaccccAGTATCAGAACATGCACgactgattttttttatatgggtATTTGCCTACACTACCCGTATTAAATACAAGTGTAGGCACTACCGGTATATCCTAGCGAACATGAATCACGTCATTGATGATTGCACCGTTCTTAACAGTTTTCACACAAGAAGGGACGGGAAGAAGATAAACTAatgaaaaaaaagtttaaaaaatcaAAACCATCAACATCAAGAGCCATTAACAATAGAGAATTTCAACTAGAGTCCTTAAACTCCGCTCCAGCTTGCTCAAGATATTTTGAGGACGCTTTAAACGTGCAAAccaagtgtttgtttttttattatttttttctataatCTTCTTGTTCTGGTTGGCATTCATTTCAATTTGGAATGGTAaacctgtataaatatatattatatatatatttaatatatatatatatttttttattttttttaagaccCAAGTGCAAAAATAAGGGAAAGGAGAACCAGTGTGGAGTAGAATGTCTGAGGATTGCAGCTACAAACATTGTGTCAAAAAGCGAACTCACATAGAATCTGCTAGTGTCAGCAGGTAGTTGAAAGTACCAACCATATATATGTGGCAATGCAGAAAGGAGTCTGTCCAGGTCAACAGAATCTTGCGGTCTTTAACGGCAGCAACAGTTTGGTCTCGTTAATGTTTGGACGCAAGAACCGCATCCCCCGATGACGTCATACAGGAACGCGGAGACAGAGACGGAGGGGCATGGACTGCCGAGAGGATCGCTCCCATGCGGTCCTGGCGTCCAAACGGTCGTTGTCATGAAAGACCGTGCTGGGCGGTTCCCAGTACCTACTTAATTTTACCGTTATGCTGTAAGTTCATTTTTTACTTgcgcaatatatatttttatacagaaaTACGCTATGTTGCACTTCTTTGTTTAGGAGATTCTGTTTACCTGGACGGACTCCTTTATGCTTTGCCGCATATATATGGTTGGTTTCAACTACCTGATAACACTAGCAGATCCTATGGGAGTTCGTTTTTGACTCAATATACACATAgaaatatacatatgtacacagACATGGTTTGTTCCTTACCCATTACCCCAGTGTATGATGGGATGGCCCATGGTCAAATCCTGGAGGGGGTGAGAGCCCATGTCTTCATAGTTACTGTACACTAAGGCATCAACCAAGTCGCTGGTAGGAAGCCGAGTCTGCGGCAGCATTGTGCTGGTCTTCCCTAGGTACAGTGCCACAGCTCCACCACCCATGGTGGGCAGACGGACGGAGTCTGGTAGGGTCTGTTCCACTGGGTTGTAAGGTAGATAACACATGGTTAATGAAATGTCTGAGGTAGATCAACCTTACTGTTGTCAACCTCGCTAGGACAGGATATGTATGAGGAGACATAGTGCCTGGCGGCCCTAGGACTGACCATTTATGAAGGGTCCATAATGTGTCTTCCAGCAAGGAAGGTGTTTCGTGGAGGAGTACGTCTTAGTTAATAGTCCCCACAGTGTTTGCCACTTTTAGGACTGACCAAAATCACAGATAGGCAAAAGAATACAGATAAGGGAAGAGCATAGAAAACCATGTGGTAGATAGGtggaataaaaatacaaataatagtgTAGTCAGTAATCAAAaagtgaactttttttttttttttttttttttttttttttttttgtatttttttttttttttttatttcaaacatttttattgttttctgacaggggtacattcacatcacatggttgtttacaaacttaattaacatatacatttaaaagtgaacaacccgaagcatctcaaAGTTGATTGATCAAGAAGAGTCGATCTGCtcctagtattttgtaacctcctatgcatttagattctatTATGTAGATCCCCAtccgggagaattaacagttataggaggatcttagatcaaaccccttatattagtactataaaggatagacagagagaaagagggggaaaagagagaaaaacagaaggagaggggagagacgggataggaacggggaaaccatatctcatttttaatctctttaattataaggccactgtgcccaaactttctcatattgtactatattctgtttcaggagcgccgataggtattccataagcttgacctcgcttaccttgcgaaggaccatttgcttcgaagggggtttaatctttttccagttagctgctattgagcagcgagcCGCAGTCAGGATGAACGAAGCCAATTTtttaagagggacagagatatcttCGATGGGTTTCGCGAGTAGGCATATCAGCGGGTCCATCCGTATCTCAACTCCTACCGTCTCCTCAACCAATGAGCATATCATATTCCAGAAAGTCTGGAtctttgggcatgtccaccatatatgcaccatatctcctctctggccgcaccccctccaacagaggtcagacaagccagggaagatccggctcagcctactcgggattaagtaccattgatatagaattttatatatattttccttagtagtagtgcaaatagaagttttggctgctgcttcccaaatatcctcccattcatctctgtctatatcaagattgaggtcttcagcccatttcatcatataattgtggttgacgggactcctggaccgtgctagccccgcgtaaatctctgagatcagacccttccggTATGTGCCTACCATACACATCTTTTCAAAAGACGTTGGACCTTCAAATTTGGATGTTTGGGAAATTGTTAGGAGAAAGTGTCTGATCTGAAGATAACCATAAAGTGGGAGTTTCAAGGGGAGGCATTTCTCCTGTAAATCAAGTAACGGAATAATAGTCCCTTTGTCTATTAGATCTCTTGCTGATTTCATATTAGCCAAACTAAATGCTTTAAGGTTCCCTGGGACACAACCCGGAGGGAATTCTGGGTTACCAAAAATGGGAGTGAGTATGGAGGGTGAAGACGTcagtttatatttttttcttgtttttgtccaaattttccacgtgcatctcattgctcccaggcctgTTCTGTCCGATattatcttctctccccctccggaCCAAAGTATTGCCCCGAGTGAGAGGGGAGCGACACAGGAGGACTCAATTTCCAACCAGCCACAAGACACTGGATCGTTGTTCCAAACTATCGCTTGTTTTAGGTGGGTCGCTtgataataattaattatatctgGTACTCCCAGACCTCCACACTCCCGTGGTGCCAACATTACCGATCTAGCCACCCGCGGCTTTTTGTccttccagataaattggaaaataCTATTTTGAATGCTTTTGAGGTCTGCCAGCGGAACACagaccgggagtgtctggaagacgTATAGTAgcctgggaaggatgttcatcttaacaGATGTCACTCTTCCGAGCCATGAAATGTGGTACTTGTTCCAGCactggaggttttttttaatttctgtaaataagggggggaaattatatttatataaggtAGTATAAGAATTTGCGATTCTgatccctaggtatttaatgttgTTAGGGCTCCATTTATAACTAAAATTAATTTGCAATAGTTTTACCTCGGGGTCGAGGAGAGATAGGTtcagggcttcagatttatcgcTGTTAAGTGAACTTTTAACTATAAGAATGTGTTAATGCCACTCACAAATTCCTAGTCGGTATATGGACATATCAGAGATCcacctctctctgataggagcaaTGGTAATCCTCCTAAGGGGTTAGAACACTGGTATTCCGTGTGCCTCGGAAATTAGAAGAGAGACTCGATGGTGTAGTATATCTACAAAGGTATATTGGACAGATGTACAATACATAGTATTTCacttacattttgtacaaaattgTGATTCGTGGGAGAGGACTTGGTCGGAGATGTCTGACGTTCTGCCAGTCTCTGCCCGCTCAGTTCCGCATACGTTACTTCCTGTGGCGTCGTCCCTTCAGGGCGGATATGGCTATGGTCTGGTCACTTGGCTGCCCGGGCTCTGATCTCCAAATCTCCAGTAATGATTCAGCGCGTTTCGCCGGTGCTTCGCCAGGACTTAACTTCTATCAACCTCTCTTACTATTTACAATCAATTTCTTGATTCAATGCCCATATACCCACTAGAAATCTGTGAGTGGGATTAACacattcttatactgtagttaaaagttcgcTTTTTGATTACTGGCTAcactattatttgtatttttattccaCATATCTACCACATGGTTTTCTAtgcgctccccttacctggaaggCAACGAGATCGCATTTTGGACCAGAGGACGGCCCATTTTTAGGGTTCAGCTGCTAAACATTTACCTTTTTTTATTGTTTCACTGTTTGGTGAAAGTTGCACATATTTCACTAAGGTCATTTTATTTGTTCATTGTACTTCGATATATACACACTCATTTGGGGGCATTTGCACTTGTGTTATCTTCGACTTTCATAGAGATACACTCAAGCTATTAGGAGCGCCCGGGTACACCCCTCCTTTTTCTGCAAAGGAATATAGAGCCTGTACAAATTACAATTTGTCAAACAGCTGTCTGACTAGAAAGGGCATGTAATAGGGACAGGATAGGGAGCCTCTCATCTCTATGACTGCAAGCCACTGGGTATAGGGAAACGGACACAGAACATGTTAGAAAGGAATCTTTAAAACCGGCAACATATGGGAACGGTGCAGAAATACAGAGGCTGTAAACTCTAGGACCTGAAGGCTCAACGACCGCAGGCAGACTCTGGTATGTGTAGGGCTGAAAGCTCAGAAGATACAACCTAACACACAGACTGATGGTTAGAGGTAGACATGCATTATCTTAACTTCCTTCTCAGAGAAAGATTATCCTAGACAGAAAGCTGGAGTCATGTACTTACCTTGATTGTGGTAGTTCTCTCTCTCAAGCAAATAGAGCCCCTCATTGTTAGTCTGACCCCTAATATCCATGGAGAAATACACCTCCTGCGTCTGCCCATGAATGAATACCAGCACCAAGCCTGAGAGAAGAGTAGACGGGGGCCCCTGGAGCTCTATGTACAAATCCTGAGCAAAGGGAGAGGACACCTCGCTGATCACCACGGCTGGGAGACGTTTGCATTGGTTTTCGCTGCCCGGGGACAGATGTGTCATCTGAAAGGTCCATTGTCCATCCCTCCCTAAGCACCGCCCAATTGACTCATCCAAGGTGTGGAAGCTGGCATCCTCCAAGAAGGCTTCAACCCCAGGCGTGAGAACGCTCTGCAGAACATCTGCCTGGTCTGAAATTCGGGCCTTATGGACCAGCGCATCCACTAACCCCTCGCTAGTCACCCTCATATTTTCCCTGTAGGGGCCCTTCCCGAAATAAAGAGCAATGGCATCTGGCCCGTTCTGTATGGTGTTTGGTGGCAGAATAATAGCAGGCCCAGGGTCCATGCCCAAGGTGCCAACCAAGAAGAAGCCCCTCTTATCCGTGAAGTGATAGGCCAGGCTCACCACTTTGTAGGCCATGTTGGTTTTCCCGTTGAAGAAGACCAAGGTGTATCCGTCGAGGGAGACATTCTGGCCACTAGTGTGTTGGAGTTCTACAAACTCAGTGAAGTCATGCCCGGGGTTATCCGAGTTGACCTCACTGATCAGCAGCCGGCCTTCCGACTTCTGTTCCCTGGCATTCTTAATTAGATTCTGGGACTCTGCCATGAGGGTCCACAGGAGAAGCATCGTTAGGATTGGGTTGATGGCTACCATTTTTCCAGTAATGCGTTTCTCTGGGCGAACTTACTGCGCTGCCACTCCTTTTTTACACCTCTGGAGAGCAAAACGCACGTGAAGATGATGAGATGGTGTCATTCAATGGTAGGATTCTGTAACACAACCAATGTAGAAATCAGCACACCAGATAAGATAGGTATGTATAGGCAGATGGGAACCAAAAGGGACGCCTAAGTACCTTAAAGTAAACACTAGAACAAATAGTGGTAACCTGCACTCAAGCA carries:
- the LOC142483270 gene encoding uncharacterized protein LOC142483270; the encoded protein is MVAINPILTMLLLWTLMAESQNLIKNAREQKSEGRLLISEVNSDNPGHDFTEFVELQHTSGQNVSLDGYTLVFFNGKTNMAYKVVSLAYHFTDKRGFFLVGTLGMDPGPAIILPPNTIQNGPDAIALYFGKGPYRENMRVTSEGLVDALVHKARISDQADVLQSVLTPGVEAFLEDASFHTLDESIGRCLGRDGQWTFQMTHLSPGSENQCKRLPAVVISEVSSPFAQDLYIELQGPPSTLLSGLVLVFIHGQTQEVYFSMDIRGQTNNEGLYLLERENYHNQVEQTLPDSVRLPTMGGGAVALYLGKTSTMLPQTRLPTSDLVDALVYSNYEDMGSHPLQDLTMGHPIIHWGNGDLNNSASRCNSTAGYPALFMLGAGTPGRPNDCQQVTLCFGISGCSLWQGDQVLSELLTSLALSLQTLCRCDVPVSSFKDANLSCRSDVLTLHLTRISTSTLQRYDLTDVLQQFVTSGSTFSVGGMNATVSPACPPPTTKPTLAPAIATDAPVVSEAPSLLISEVNPDTPGSAEDSEYVELYHPQGGSVSLDGYWLLLYNGKNNLAYLALDLKGHRTDVRGYFLVGSTGTTPIPHILLSPNTIQNGADAVALYYRPGGGYKKNLEVTADGLVDAVVYVSRVGDDARGLLRVLAPGQVAVHEDQRFSLLDESLSRCHGLMPGDQSSFQVTKITPLADNDCLTTSSSPVTSASPVTSASPVTFACVTSAHPVTSDPLVTLVISEVGVSRGPEPYSFIELEGPSGSRLQGHTLVLYGMDGKVYGRIGLQGMLGARKIYLISANDSGNDLPLPPLSRPSTRGLEALALYRGSPESFPVGSTVTQKGLLDAVVYTWETGAGTEALRDLGKDSVTLYGEQRLVSLSRCPSSQGFSTMLLFPVLQPSPGSENLCPSSVTSIQLDLCLPDSSQNCSGWEQTQQRTLDNLKVALSKSMESHCSCAAPPSYIQDLDFTCASSRLSISGNVFSSTGNDRHLIQSWNRDLLSDPRPLTLQDSSLGSLTGCRAPETRRGSLQIWQLSLLVLLSLLLIGGAVGLILYLRKRRPQNYTSIEMNQHRELTSDY